A section of the Pseudovibrio sp. M1P-2-3 genome encodes:
- a CDS encoding YrbL family protein — protein sequence MPNKSDHKVYRVGNYVNKGGFRQSWECADDDTKLLKFDGKTPRPPRKNRGLKRLRREFRNKLGLGTRHLSGNHDEIMGWRVLEDKGLAGHRYFTKVYGMVETDRGPALMIERITNFWNSDTKTIRQYLRKHKNIQNPELREALTKYFDVLREHKLAAFADRPENIAIVVDENGKLYCKSFDVKPYYNHHLIPIYEIKLFKNIRTQRRLKRHLEILLDKNYAVGKGKL from the coding sequence GTGCCTAACAAGAGTGATCACAAGGTCTATAGGGTCGGGAATTACGTGAATAAAGGTGGTTTTCGCCAGTCATGGGAGTGTGCTGACGATGACACTAAGCTCTTAAAGTTTGATGGAAAAACCCCGCGCCCCCCTCGAAAGAATCGTGGACTTAAAAGGCTTCGGAGAGAGTTTCGCAATAAGCTGGGACTGGGAACCAGGCACTTGAGCGGCAACCATGATGAAATTATGGGTTGGCGTGTGCTCGAGGATAAGGGGCTTGCAGGTCACCGCTATTTCACAAAAGTCTACGGAATGGTGGAGACGGATCGGGGCCCTGCACTCATGATTGAGCGGATTACGAACTTTTGGAACAGCGATACCAAAACCATTCGCCAATATCTCAGGAAGCACAAAAATATTCAAAATCCAGAGCTCAGAGAGGCATTGACAAAGTACTTCGATGTTTTGAGAGAGCACAAACTGGCAGCTTTTGCCGACCGCCCCGAGAATATTGCTATTGTGGTGGATGAAAATGGCAAGCTCTACTGCAAGAGCTTCGATGTGAAGCCCTATTATAATCACCACCTTATTCCGATCTATGAAATTAAACTCTTTAAAAACATCCGTACGCAGCGGCGCCTGAAACGGCACCTAGAAATCTTGCTGGATAAAAATTACGCGGTAGGCAAGGGAAAGCTCTGA